In Salinibacterium sp. ZJ70, one DNA window encodes the following:
- a CDS encoding serine/threonine-protein kinase, with amino-acid sequence MRRPISVPPEIPGLTFVKLLGSGGFSDVFLYEQALPKRRVAVKVLLLDELTPENRAAFAAEANLMAQLSTHPYIVTIYHADVAAGDRPYFVMEFCSGPSLGERYRRSPLEVLDALRTGVRLSSAVHTAHLAGILHRDIKPANVLSNDYGWPALTDFGISSAVDDAIASHTTTTTAVAAAMEETGSTGTSGPVGLSVPWSPPEMFDDVADPDVRSDVFSLAATIWTVLAGQTPFEIAGRPNGPLDLIGRIERGAITPMTRTDVPASLTAVLRKGMSTRREERFSSALEFGRALQRVEMELGYARTELEVPNMYVDAPARAPEGDDADETRVRQVQTIEAQPLPPAAAPPIVSPPPGAMFVSPATPASVDPVEEDTVARPWGPGLSSPAPEAAASAAGPVLAETAPAAPARSRGGLVAGIVVGALALVVAVAVVVGVLVFGADADSEAKPTASTAPTGSAAVPTRIAPPEAASPPALDGSSVVFPVTNPDPQEGDAFVWRLANRPDQPGLRPIDGDTAIVDGYTEGTPLCIEVMVLRKGKTSEPLTTCFPPA; translated from the coding sequence ATGCGCCGCCCCATCTCGGTGCCCCCCGAGATCCCCGGTCTGACATTCGTCAAGCTGCTCGGGTCCGGCGGCTTCTCGGATGTCTTCCTGTACGAGCAGGCGCTGCCCAAGCGCCGTGTCGCCGTGAAGGTGCTCCTCCTCGATGAGCTCACCCCGGAGAATCGCGCTGCGTTCGCCGCTGAGGCGAACCTCATGGCGCAGCTGTCGACGCATCCGTACATCGTCACGATCTACCACGCCGATGTCGCCGCGGGCGATCGCCCGTACTTCGTCATGGAGTTCTGCTCGGGCCCGAGCCTCGGCGAACGCTACCGGCGTTCGCCGCTCGAGGTGCTCGATGCCCTCCGCACCGGTGTGCGGCTCTCGAGCGCCGTGCACACCGCGCACCTCGCGGGCATCCTGCACCGCGACATCAAGCCCGCCAACGTGCTCAGCAACGATTACGGCTGGCCGGCGCTCACCGACTTCGGCATCTCATCGGCCGTCGACGATGCGATCGCATCGCACACCACCACGACGACCGCTGTGGCGGCCGCGATGGAGGAGACCGGTTCGACGGGCACGAGCGGCCCGGTGGGGCTGTCGGTGCCGTGGTCGCCGCCCGAGATGTTCGACGATGTCGCGGATCCGGATGTGCGCAGCGACGTGTTCTCGCTCGCGGCGACGATCTGGACGGTGCTCGCAGGGCAGACGCCGTTCGAGATCGCGGGGCGCCCGAACGGCCCGCTCGATCTGATCGGACGCATCGAGCGCGGGGCGATCACGCCCATGACGCGCACGGATGTCCCTGCGTCGCTCACCGCGGTGCTGCGCAAGGGCATGTCGACCCGTCGCGAGGAGCGGTTCTCGAGCGCGCTCGAATTCGGTCGGGCGCTGCAGCGCGTCGAGATGGAGCTCGGCTATGCCCGCACGGAGCTCGAGGTTCCCAACATGTACGTCGACGCCCCGGCGCGTGCGCCCGAGGGCGACGATGCGGACGAGACGCGTGTGCGTCAGGTGCAGACGATCGAGGCGCAGCCGCTGCCGCCTGCGGCCGCGCCGCCCATCGTGTCGCCGCCGCCGGGTGCCATGTTCGTGAGCCCGGCGACACCGGCGTCGGTCGACCCCGTGGAGGAGGACACGGTCGCGCGCCCCTGGGGGCCCGGTCTCAGCTCGCCCGCGCCCGAGGCCGCCGCGTCTGCCGCAGGGCCCGTGCTCGCCGAGACTGCGCCCGCCGCCCCCGCCCGATCTCGCGGGGGTCTCGTCGCGGGCATCGTCGTCGGTGCGCTCGCGCTCGTCGTGGCGGTCGCCGTCGTCGTCGGCGTCCTCGTGTTCGGCGCGGATGCCGACTCGGAGGCGAAGCCGACGGCCTCGACAGCCCCCACGGGCAGTGCGGCCGTCCCCACGCGCATCGCGCCACCCGAGGCGGCGAGCCCGCCGGCGCTCGACGGATCGAGCGTGGTGTTCCCTGTGACGAATCCGGATCCGCAGGAGGGCGACGCCTTCGTGTGGCGCCTCGCGAACCGACCTGACCAGCCGGGCCTGCGTCCGATCGACGGCGATACGGCCATCGTCGACGGCTACACGGAGGGCACTCCGCTGTGCATCGAGGT